From Ipomoea triloba cultivar NCNSP0323 chromosome 5, ASM357664v1, the proteins below share one genomic window:
- the LOC116020484 gene encoding LEAF RUST 10 DISEASE-RESISTANCE LOCUS RECEPTOR-LIKE PROTEIN KINASE-like 2.5 → MTKGFKEKLGEGGYGSVYKGKLRSGSYVAVKIINESKSNGQDFINEVGSMGRIHHVNIVRLVGYCAQNSKCALVYDFMSNGSLDRYINQGANASLLNWQRKFEIAVGVARGIEYLHRGCNIQILHFDIKPQNILLDHNFVPKISDFGLAKHFPVDKSNVTLTAARGTIGYVAPELVNRCIGAISHKADVYSFGIFGMLLMEMLGLKRAPISKQDESSQYFPSWIYNDINKGKEIEMGEEDEEEKRITKKMTIVGLWCIQTSPIPRPSMSRVVEMLEGDVELLQMPTDTFLWEPVMKVDSEQSSTPESSESIQFLANSVNAHNIDIIVD, encoded by the exons ATGACAAAGGGCTTCAAGGAGAAGTTGGGTGAAGGGGGCTATGGTTCTGTTTACAAAGGTAAACTTCGAAGCGGCAGCTATGTTGCGGTGAAGATAATAAACGAGTCCAAGTCTAACGGCCAAGATTTCATCAATGAAGTTGGTTCCATGGGAAGGATTCATCATGTTAACATTGTTCGACTTGTCGGATATTGTGCACAAAATTCTAAGTGTGCTCTTGTGTATGATTTTATGTCTAATGGATCTCTTGACAGGTATATTAACCAAGGAGCTAATGCAAGTTTGTTGAATTGGCAAAGAAAATTTGAGATTGCAGTGGGAGTAGCTCGTGGGATTGAGTACTTACACCGAGGCtgtaacattcaaattttgcattttgacaTCAAGCCTCAAAATATCCTTTTGGACCATAATTTCGTTCCAAAAATATCTGATTTTGGCCTTGCAAAACATTTTCCGGTTGACAAAAGCAACGTCACGCTTACTGCAGCCCGTGGAACAATTGGGTATGTAGCGCCAGAGTTGGTCAATAGATGCATCGGAGCCATTTCTCACAAGGCTGATGTATATAGCTTTggaat CTTTGGAATGCTATTGATGGAAATGCTAGGCCTAAAGAGAGCACCGATTAGTAAGCAAGACGAGTCGAGTCAATATTTCCCGTCTTGGATTTACAATGACATCAACAAGGGCAAGGAAATTGAGATGGGagaagaagatgaggaagagAAGAGAATTACAAAGAAGATGACCATAGTTGGGCTTTGGTGCATCCAAACAAGCCCAATTCCACGGCCTTCAATGAGTAGGGTGGTTGAAATGCTTGAAGGAGACGTTGAGCTGTTGCAAATGCCAACGGACACTTTCCTTTGGGAACCCGTTATGAAAGTAGATAGTGAACAGAGTTCCACGCCAGAATCATCTGAATCCATACAATTTTTGGCCAACTCTGTTAATGCCCACAACATTGATATAATTGTGGATTAA
- the LOC116019840 gene encoding PR5-like receptor kinase: protein MTKAFKEKLGEGGYGSVYKAKLRSGRDVAVKIISNSKSNGQDFINEVASMGRIHHVNIARLVGYCAENSKRALVYDFMSNGSLDKYINKGANASLLNWKRKFEIAMGVARGIDYLHRGCDIQILHFDIKPHNILLDKNFIPKISDFGLAKLFPTDKSIVTLTAARGTIGYVAPELINRSIGAISHKADVYSFGMLLMEMLGLKKIPVTRQDESSQYFPSWIYNDINKGKVIEMGELDEEEKRITKKMTIVGLWCIQTSPIPRPSMSRVVEMLEGDVELLQMPTDTSFLSEPIMEMDQEQSSMPESSESIAFLPDSNSIGIIVD, encoded by the coding sequence ATGACCAAGGCCTTCAAGGAGAAGCTGGGAGAAGGGGGCTATGGTTCGGTTTACAAAGCCAAACTTCGAAGCGGCCGCGATGTTGCAGTGAAGATAATAAGCAACTCCAAGTCCAACGGTCAAGATTTCATCAACGAAGTTGCTTCCATGGGAAGGATTCATCATGTCAACATTGCTCGACTTGTTGGATATTGTGCAGAGAATTCTAAGCGTGCTCTTGTTTACGATTTCATGTCTAATGGATCACTTGACAAATACATTAATAAAGGAGCTAATGCAAGTTTGTtgaattggaaaagaaagttTGAGATTGCAATGGGAGTAGCTCGTGGGATTGATTACTTGCACCGAGGCTGCGACAttcaaattttacattttgacaTTAAACCGCACAATATCCTTTTAGATAAGAATTTCATTCCAAAAATCTCTGATTTTGGTCTTGCAAAACTGTTTCCTACTGATAAAAGTATTGTCACTCTTACTGCCGCCCGTGGAACAATTGGGTATGTGGCACCAGAGTTGATCAATAGAAGCATTGGAGCCATTTCACACAAAGCCGATGTTTACAGCTTCGGAATGTTACTAATGGAAATGCTAGGCCTAAAAAAAATCCCAGTTACCCGGCAAGATGAGTCGAGTCAATACTTCCCGTCTTGGATTTACAATGATATCAACAAGGGCAAGGTAATTGAGATGGGAGAATTAGATGAGGAAGAGAAGAGAATTACAAAGAAGATGACCATAGTTGGGCTTTGGTGCATCCAAACGAGTCCAATTCCGAGGCCTTCAATGAGTAGGGTGGTTGAAATGCTTGAAGGAGATGTTGAGCTGTTGCAAATGCCAACTGATACTTCTTTCCTTTCGGAGCCAATTATGGAAATGGATCAAGAACAGAGTTCCATGCCAGAATCATCTGAATCCATAGCATTTTTGCCCGATTCCAACAGCATTGGTATAATTGTGGATTGA
- the LOC116020485 gene encoding rust resistance kinase Lr10-like, with amino-acid sequence MLWISIKSKRVANIVDAPARRKVALATGMPWKLDTNKYCSEMVTFFFFSFRLFIITLLLPLLVVGFDDCEESRCRSGGPGIHFPFKLKHEQAQHCGYPGFELSCDNNGNTVMELPHDVQLQVDQIDYASQQIFLSDPDACLSGKMLLHLNLSLSPFQYSGSVSWYDFSLFNCSASNDFGGTIYDGLISCLAVPGYQIYAISSSHSIDEFPSSSCFYPVYYLKDTLQLKWISPSCLNCEAQGKDCRLKNHNNITLGVQCLSRPKKTGAILGFFLLAFGAYKFYTTTKTQKENQKRVENFLEDYRAMRPTRYSFADIKKITNQFSERLGEGVYGIVYKGKLSSEIHVAVKVLNDSNANGEEFINEVGIIGKIHHVNVVRLVGFCADEFRRALVYEYLSNESLEKSIFSTGSKNVAPLGWKKIQEIALGIAKGIEYLHQGCDQQILHFDIKPHNILLDHNMNPKIGDFGLAKLCSKEKSAVTMTAARGTMGYIAPEVVSSNFGKVSHKSDVYSFGMLLLEMVGGRKNFDANKATNASQDSFPEWVYNHLNRKGELRIRIEEEEDEVIVKKLAIIALWCIQWQPVDRPPMKVVVQMLEREGHDLVLPSSPFMTTNVNDIPPVLA; translated from the exons ATGTTGTGGATCAGTATCAAGTCGAAAAGGGTGGCTAATATTGTGGATGCTCCCGCAAGAAGAAAGGTTGCACTGGCTACTGGAATGCCGTGGAAGTTGGATACAAA CAAGTATTGCTCAGAGATGgtcaccttcttcttcttctcatttCGTCTCTTTATTATCACACTATTACTTCCACTGCTTGTCGTGGGGTTTGACGATTGTGAGGAGAGCCGGTGCAGGAGCGGCGGTCCTGGAATCCATTTCCCTTTCAAGCTTAAACATGAGCAGGCGCAGCACTGTGGGTATCCCGGATTCGAGTTATCCTGTGATAACAATGGCAACACTGTGATGGAGCTGCCGCATGATGTGCAATTACAGGTTGATCAGATTGACTATGCGTCCCAGCAGATCTTCCTATCTGACCCTGATGCTTGTCTTTCTGGCAAGATGCTATTACACCTTAACTTATCTCTATCTCCATTCCAATATTCTGGCTCAGTATCCTGGTACGACTTCTCCCTATTCAACTGTTCTGCATCCAATGATTTTGGTGGCACAATTTATGATGGGTTAATTTCCTGTCTTGCTGTTCCTGGTTACCAAATATATGCCATTTCCTCCTCACACTCCATCGATGAATTCCCGTCCTCATCTTGCTTTTATCCGGTTTATTATTTAAAGGATACTCTTCAGCTTAAGTGGATAAGTCCATCATGTTTAAATTGTGAAGCACAAGGCAAAGATTGTAGGTTAAAGAACCATAATAACATCACACTGGGAGTTCAATGCCTTAGCAGACCAAAGAAAACAG gtgCCATTTTGGGCTTCTTTCTGTTGGCATTTGGCGCCTACAAGTTTTACACCACCACTAAAACACAAAAAGAGAACCAGAAAAGAGTTGAAAATTTTTTAGAAGATTACAGAGCTATGAGGCCAACAAGATATAGCTTTGCTGATATCAAGAAAATCACTAATCAGTTTAGTGAGAGACTGGGAGAAGGAGTTTATGGAATTGTGTACAAAGGGAAGCTTTCCAGTGAAATTCACGTCGCAGTCAAAGTGCTGAATGATTCCAATGCGAACGGAGAGGAGTTCATCAATGAAGTTGGGATAATAGGAAAGATCCACCATGTTAACGTGGTTCGTTTGGTTGGCTTCTGCGCCGATGAATTTAGACGAGCACTCGTGTACGAGTACTTGTCAAATGAATCCTTGGAGAAATCCATATTTTCAACAGGTTCAAAGAATGTTGCCCCCCTGGGTTGGAAAAAGATTCAAGAAATAGCCCTGGGTATAGCCAAAGGAATTGAATATCTCCATCAAGGTTGCGACCAGCAAATTCTTCATTTCGATATCAAACCCCACAACATCCTGCTAGATCACAACATGAATCCCAAGATTGGTGATTTTGGACTTGCAAAATTGTGCTCCAAAGAGAAAAGTGCTGTCACCATGACGGCTGCCAGGGGAACCATGGGTTATATTGCACCCGAAGTTGTGTCCAGTAACTTTGGCAAAGTCTCTCACAAGTCAGACGTTTATAGCTTTGGCATGTTGCTTCTGGAAATGGTGGGAGGAAGGAAGAATTTTGATGCTAACAAAGCGACTAATGCCAGCCAAGATAGTTTTCCAGAATGGGTGTACAATCACCTTAACAGAAAAGGAGAGTTGCGAATCAGAAtcgaggaggaggaggatgaaGTGATAGTGAAAAAACTGGCAATAATAGCATTGTGGTGCATCCAATGGCAACCAGTGGACCGGCCTCCAATGAAAGTTGTAGTTCAAATGCTAGAAAGAGAGGGACACGATTTGGTGTTGCCTTCTAGCCCTTTCATGACAACAAATGTGAATGATATCCCTCCTGTTCTAGCATAG